In Nocardia sp. NBC_00403, one DNA window encodes the following:
- a CDS encoding helix-turn-helix domain-containing protein → MTGTVNATQELAAFLRARRERLTPGDLGLPERRQARRTPGLRREEVAELAGVSIDYIVRLEQGRGLRPSADVLEALSRALRLDTDERAYLFDLAQQRQPDTGKPSTVAAPELVMLVEDLSPLPAMLVNHRYDILAWNREMARLIVDFDTLPPGQRNSMWLCLMHPDMRDFYADRERIIREGIADLRAAWAAHPDDQALADLIAEFTRSEEFARAWDRHDVRVNGRGRKPLRHPVVGPLVVNYEVLMPIQDPDQRIIIYRAADADSRTALDRLAES, encoded by the coding sequence ATGACTGGCACGGTGAACGCGACACAGGAACTTGCGGCCTTCCTGCGGGCCCGGCGGGAGCGCCTCACCCCCGGCGACCTCGGGCTGCCCGAGCGCAGGCAGGCCCGCCGCACGCCCGGCCTGCGGCGCGAGGAAGTCGCCGAATTGGCAGGGGTCAGTATCGATTACATCGTCCGCCTGGAGCAGGGGCGGGGCCTACGTCCGTCCGCCGACGTGCTGGAGGCGCTGTCGCGTGCGTTGCGGCTGGACACCGACGAGCGCGCCTATCTGTTCGACCTGGCCCAGCAGCGTCAGCCCGACACGGGCAAACCGAGCACGGTGGCCGCGCCCGAGCTCGTCATGCTGGTCGAGGATCTTTCCCCGCTGCCTGCCATGCTGGTCAATCATCGCTACGACATTCTGGCGTGGAACCGGGAAATGGCCAGGTTGATCGTCGATTTCGACACCTTGCCGCCGGGCCAGCGCAACTCGATGTGGCTGTGCCTGATGCACCCTGATATGCGCGACTTCTATGCCGACCGGGAACGGATCATCCGAGAAGGCATCGCTGACCTGCGAGCCGCATGGGCGGCGCACCCCGACGATCAGGCCCTTGCGGACCTGATTGCCGAGTTCACCCGCAGCGAGGAATTCGCACGGGCCTGGGACAGGCATGATGTGCGGGTGAACGGTCGCGGCCGGAAGCCATTGCGGCATCCGGTGGTGGGGCCTTTGGTCGTCAACTACGAAGTACTGATGCCGATCCAGGACCCCGACCAGCGGATCATCATCTATCGAGCCGCGGACGCCGATTCCCGAACGGCGCTGGACCGGTTGGCCGAGTCCTGA
- the rpsT gene encoding 30S ribosomal protein S20, with protein MANIKSQMKRIRTNEEARKRNQSVKSALRTAIRSFREAAATGDKDKAAEQLQFASRKLDKAASKGVIHANQAANKKSALALALNKI; from the coding sequence GTGGCCAACATCAAGTCCCAGATGAAGCGGATCCGCACCAACGAGGAAGCGCGCAAGCGCAACCAGTCGGTCAAGTCCGCTCTGCGCACTGCGATCCGCAGCTTCCGCGAGGCCGCGGCCACAGGCGACAAGGACAAGGCTGCCGAGCAGCTGCAGTTCGCCAGCCGCAAACTGGACAAGGCTGCCTCGAAGGGCGTCATTCACGCCAACCAGGCTGCCAACAAGAAGTCGGCGCTCGCGCTGGCCCTCAACAAGATCTAG
- a CDS encoding circularly permuted type 2 ATP-grasp protein — translation MFDSSGRVRQPYKGIFSALAPIDVADLAARSDALDRAFINQGITFSLSGQERPFPLDLVPRVIAAAEWNKLERGIKQRVTALELFLADIYGEQNILREEVIPKRLVTSCQHFHREAAGLVPPNGVRIHVAGIDLVRDQHGEFRVLEDNLRSPSGVSYVMENRRTMARVFPDLFSSHRVRAVGDYPSHLMRALRASAAPNEADPTVVVLTPGVDNSAYFEHSLLARQMGVELVEGRDLFCRDNVVYMRTTAGERQVDVIYRRIDDGFLDPMHFRPDSVLGVAGLLNAARAGNVVVSSAIGNGVGDDKLIYAYVPTIIEYYLGEKPVLPNVDTYRCWLDDERAEVLDRIGELVVKPVEGSGGYGIVIGPDATLRELDAARRRIKADPRGWVAQPVVQLSTVPTKIGNELVPRHVDLRPFAVNDGDDIWVLPGGLTRVALPEGSLVVNSSQGGGSKDTWVLSGRDSLADRELAGAELVSEPPQSDSRELGRELTAEQSNQQQQQQQQEQRQSGTRAVR, via the coding sequence ATGTTCGACAGCTCGGGCCGGGTCCGGCAGCCCTACAAAGGCATCTTCTCCGCGCTCGCGCCCATCGACGTCGCGGATCTCGCGGCGCGTTCGGACGCCCTCGATCGCGCCTTCATCAATCAGGGCATCACGTTCTCGCTGTCGGGTCAGGAGCGGCCGTTCCCGCTGGATCTGGTGCCCAGGGTCATCGCGGCCGCCGAATGGAACAAACTCGAGCGCGGCATCAAGCAGCGGGTGACCGCGCTGGAGCTGTTCCTCGCCGATATCTACGGCGAGCAGAACATTCTGCGCGAGGAGGTGATCCCGAAACGCCTGGTCACCTCCTGCCAACATTTCCACCGGGAGGCCGCCGGGCTGGTGCCGCCGAACGGCGTGCGCATCCACGTCGCGGGCATTGACCTGGTCCGCGACCAACACGGCGAATTCCGCGTCCTCGAGGACAACCTGCGTTCCCCATCAGGTGTCTCCTATGTAATGGAGAATCGCCGCACCATGGCACGGGTCTTCCCGGACCTGTTCTCCTCGCATCGGGTGCGTGCGGTGGGTGACTATCCGAGTCATCTGATGCGGGCGCTGCGCGCTTCGGCCGCGCCGAACGAGGCCGATCCGACGGTCGTCGTGCTGACCCCCGGCGTTGACAACTCGGCCTACTTCGAGCATTCGCTGCTGGCCAGGCAGATGGGCGTGGAGTTGGTCGAGGGCAGGGACCTTTTCTGCCGGGACAACGTCGTATACATGCGCACCACGGCGGGGGAGCGGCAGGTCGACGTGATCTACCGGCGCATCGACGACGGTTTCCTCGACCCGATGCACTTCCGCCCCGATTCGGTGCTCGGCGTCGCGGGTCTGCTGAATGCCGCACGCGCGGGCAATGTCGTCGTCTCCAGCGCGATCGGCAACGGCGTCGGCGACGACAAGCTGATCTATGCCTATGTACCGACGATCATCGAGTATTACCTCGGCGAGAAGCCGGTGCTACCGAACGTCGACACCTACCGCTGCTGGCTGGACGACGAGCGTGCGGAGGTGCTCGACCGGATCGGTGAGTTGGTGGTCAAGCCGGTGGAGGGGTCCGGCGGCTACGGCATCGTCATCGGACCGGACGCCACGCTGCGCGAGTTGGACGCCGCCCGTCGCAGGATCAAGGCGGACCCACGTGGCTGGGTCGCGCAGCCGGTGGTTCAGTTGTCCACCGTGCCGACCAAGATCGGCAACGAACTGGTGCCGCGCCACGTCGACCTGCGGCCTTTCGCGGTCAACGACGGTGACGACATCTGGGTGCTGCCCGGCGGGCTGACCCGGGTCGCGCTGCCGGAGGGCTCCCTGGTGGTCAACTCGAGTCAGGGCGGCGGCAGCAAGGACACCTGGGTGTTGTCCGGACGCGACTCGCTCGCCGACCGGGAACTGGCGGGTGCGGAGCTGGTCAGCGAACCGCCGCAATCGGATTCGCGTGAACTCGGCCGGGAACTGACTGCCGAGCAGTCGAATCAGCAACAGCAGCAGCAACAACAAGAGCAGCGACAATCCGGTACGAGGGCGGTGCGCTGA
- a CDS encoding alpha-E domain-containing protein has protein sequence MLARNAESLYWIGRYVERADDTARILDVAVHQLLEDATVDPDRTSRVLLRVLGIEPPAGELDVWSVTDLVAFSPEHGASITNSIANARENARGAREVASSEMWECLNATYIGLAAAERAARSLGPHEFFHYIKDRAAMFAGLSDSTLSRDDGYRFLLLGRSIERADMTVRLLLSRAGDRTSSPAWVTVLRSAGAHDTYLRTHRGALDANLVAEFILLDRLFPRSLFHSVRVAEDCLAELDQRPTSRVGARHEAQRLLGRARSELEFLPPGVLLEDLQNRLLLLQRNFREVGEAIALQYFHAAPWVAWTDLRSSHDNHAQVEGEL, from the coding sequence ATGCTGGCCCGCAATGCCGAATCGCTGTACTGGATCGGACGCTACGTCGAGCGCGCCGACGACACCGCACGCATCCTCGACGTTGCGGTGCATCAGCTGCTGGAGGATGCGACGGTCGATCCGGACCGTACTTCGCGAGTGTTGTTGCGGGTGCTCGGTATCGAGCCGCCCGCGGGCGAACTCGATGTCTGGTCGGTCACCGATCTGGTGGCGTTCAGTCCCGAGCACGGTGCGTCGATCACCAACTCGATCGCGAATGCTCGCGAGAATGCCAGGGGCGCAAGAGAAGTCGCCTCCAGCGAAATGTGGGAGTGCCTGAACGCCACCTATATCGGGCTGGCGGCCGCCGAACGCGCCGCCCGCAGCCTCGGGCCGCACGAGTTCTTCCACTACATCAAGGACCGGGCGGCGATGTTCGCCGGACTGTCGGATTCGACGCTCAGTCGCGACGACGGTTACCGGTTCCTGCTGCTCGGCCGCTCCATCGAACGTGCGGATATGACTGTGCGGCTACTGCTTTCGCGAGCTGGTGACCGCACCTCGTCACCGGCCTGGGTGACGGTGCTGCGCTCGGCGGGCGCGCACGACACCTATCTGCGCACCCATCGCGGTGCGCTCGACGCCAATCTGGTGGCCGAATTCATTCTGCTCGACCGGCTTTTCCCGCGGTCGCTGTTCCATTCGGTGCGGGTTGCCGAGGACTGTCTCGCCGAACTCGACCAACGGCCGACCAGCCGGGTCGGCGCACGCCACGAGGCACAGCGACTACTCGGCCGGGCCCGCAGTGAACTCGAATTCCTGCCGCCCGGTGTGCTGCTGGAGGACCTGCAGAATCGGTTGCTGCTGCTGCAGCGGAACTTCCGCGAGGTCGGCGAGGCGATCGCGCTGCAATATTTCCATGCCGCGCCGTGGGTGGCGTGGACCGATCTGCGCAGCAGTCACGACAACCACGCGCAGGTGGAGGGAGAACTGTGA
- a CDS encoding transglutaminase family protein — protein MSWRIRVVHTTGYVYDAPVTRSFNEARLTPRADSRQNVILNRVETVPSTRSYRYTDYWGTAVTSFDLHAPHTELEVTGSSVVETEPFAGPAEELGWEELRREQIADRFDEMLAATTYVPTDRKLATVARQLARGVPPAKAVVRAAEWVHQEMTYLAGTTSVHTSAVQAFAERQGVCQDYAHLTLVLLRSMGIPSRYVSGYLHPHPEAEINTTVAGQSHAWIEAWTGQWWGYDPTNNIAINEQHVSVGVGRDYADVPPLKGIFSGGGSTDLEVVVEITRLA, from the coding sequence GTGAGCTGGCGGATTCGGGTGGTGCACACCACCGGTTATGTGTACGACGCGCCGGTCACCCGGTCGTTCAACGAGGCCCGGCTCACCCCACGCGCCGACAGCAGGCAGAACGTCATCCTCAATCGGGTGGAGACGGTGCCCTCGACCCGCTCCTACCGCTATACCGACTATTGGGGCACCGCGGTCACCTCCTTCGACCTGCATGCGCCGCACACCGAATTGGAGGTCACCGGCTCCTCGGTGGTGGAGACCGAGCCGTTCGCCGGTCCGGCCGAGGAACTGGGCTGGGAAGAGCTGCGCCGCGAACAGATCGCCGATCGGTTCGACGAAATGCTCGCCGCCACCACCTATGTGCCGACGGATCGGAAACTGGCGACCGTCGCGCGGCAGCTGGCGCGCGGGGTGCCACCGGCGAAAGCTGTGGTGCGAGCAGCTGAATGGGTGCATCAGGAGATGACCTACCTGGCCGGAACCACCTCCGTGCACACCTCGGCCGTGCAGGCGTTCGCCGAGCGGCAAGGCGTCTGCCAGGACTACGCGCACCTCACCCTTGTCCTGTTGCGCAGCATGGGCATACCGAGCCGCTACGTCTCCGGGTACCTGCATCCGCATCCGGAGGCCGAGATCAACACCACGGTGGCCGGTCAATCGCACGCCTGGATCGAGGCATGGACCGGCCAGTGGTGGGGCTATGACCCGACCAACAACATCGCCATCAACGAACAGCACGTATCAGTCGGGGTCGGCCGCGATTACGCGGATGTGCCGCCGCTGAAGGGAATCTTTTCCGGTGGCGGCTCCACGGACCTCGAGGTCGTCGTGGAGATCACCCGTCTCGCCTAG
- a CDS encoding aquaporin: protein MPTAQEVIEEATELAPTPDSKKWAAEALGTFVLVIGGVGTAVLAGQRVGALGVAFAFGLTLLFLVYAIGPISGCHVNPAVTVGQLLLGRLSALTAAGYVIAQLVGAFLAGLVLFALAKNLPSYDRAADGLAANGWGKHSPSAKTGPLGKVIIENGYGLAAVIIIEVMLTALLVFVVLASTDQLSDVPLAGLSIGVTLTVIHLVAIPVDNAAINPARALAVAPYQDGAMGQVWAFVVFPLIGGVLGALVYGLLFGRSREMIS, encoded by the coding sequence ATGCCCACTGCTCAGGAAGTCATCGAGGAAGCCACAGAGCTAGCACCGACTCCCGACTCCAAGAAATGGGCCGCCGAAGCGCTCGGCACGTTCGTTCTTGTCATCGGGGGTGTCGGCACCGCGGTGCTGGCCGGTCAGCGGGTAGGTGCGCTCGGTGTGGCGTTCGCCTTCGGGCTGACCCTGTTGTTCTTGGTGTATGCGATCGGGCCGATCTCGGGCTGCCACGTGAATCCGGCGGTGACCGTCGGTCAGCTGCTGCTCGGCCGGTTGTCGGCGCTCACCGCGGCAGGCTACGTGATCGCCCAGCTCGTCGGCGCGTTCCTGGCCGGTCTCGTGCTGTTCGCCCTCGCGAAGAACCTGCCGTCCTACGATCGCGCGGCCGACGGGCTCGCCGCCAACGGCTGGGGTAAGCACAGCCCGTCGGCGAAGACCGGTCCGCTCGGCAAGGTCATCATCGAAAACGGCTACGGCCTGGCCGCGGTGATCATCATCGAGGTGATGCTGACGGCGCTGCTGGTGTTCGTGGTGCTCGCCTCGACCGACCAGCTTTCCGACGTCCCGCTGGCCGGCCTCTCGATCGGCGTCACCCTGACCGTCATCCATCTGGTCGCGATCCCGGTGGACAACGCGGCGATCAACCCGGCCCGTGCCCTCGCCGTCGCGCCCTATCAGGACGGCGCGATGGGCCAAGTCTGGGCCTTCGTCGTCTTCCCACTGATCGGCGGCGTCCTCGGTGCGCTGGTCTACGGCCTGCTCTTCGGCCGCTCTCGCGAAATGATCAGCTGA